A part of Brachybacterium faecium DSM 4810 genomic DNA contains:
- a CDS encoding transcriptional regulator (PFAM: Periplasmic binding proteins and sugar binding domain of the LacI family; Bacterial regulatory proteins, lacI family) — protein MTASKQSRPRGSGRGRRVTIADIAGRAGVTSAAVSLAVNGRPGVSDATRARIVAIAEEMQWEPSPAARALAGAPVLTIGMVLARPAEVLGTEAFFGAFVAGLQEVLSRRDYSLQMKIVDSTEAEIDTFRRWLAQRRVDGVVVVDLRQDDPRIPALEELGLPALVIGGPGHHGALPSVYVDDAHATRLLVDHLGERGHRSIARVAGNEDFLHILVRDRAFTERCTELGITPVVQDAGFGTRGAGIATAELLAREDAPHAIIFDSDEMALAGIHVVEEAGLRIPEDIAIASYEDSALTRTHRPPITSIGRSAIEYGRVAAARLLEVIEDSRDGRAASAKTPPESRAIEPVLVVRGSTDPDAPEAEGYLRHSALSEEGSEVRVRQESC, from the coding sequence ATGACCGCCAGCAAGCAGTCGCGCCCGCGGGGGAGCGGGCGGGGGCGCCGCGTCACCATCGCCGATATCGCCGGCCGCGCCGGCGTCACCTCCGCAGCCGTCTCCCTCGCCGTCAACGGCCGGCCCGGCGTCTCGGACGCCACCCGTGCGCGGATCGTCGCGATCGCCGAGGAGATGCAGTGGGAGCCCTCCCCGGCGGCCCGGGCTCTGGCCGGCGCTCCGGTGCTCACCATCGGCATGGTGCTGGCCCGTCCGGCGGAGGTGCTCGGCACGGAAGCCTTCTTCGGCGCCTTCGTGGCCGGGCTGCAGGAGGTGCTCAGCCGGCGCGACTACTCGCTGCAGATGAAGATCGTCGACTCCACCGAGGCGGAGATCGACACCTTCCGCCGCTGGCTCGCCCAGCGCCGCGTGGACGGCGTGGTCGTGGTGGACCTGCGTCAGGACGATCCGCGCATCCCCGCCCTCGAGGAGCTCGGGCTGCCCGCTCTCGTCATCGGCGGCCCCGGCCACCACGGCGCGCTGCCGTCGGTCTACGTCGATGACGCCCATGCCACCCGGCTGCTGGTCGACCATCTGGGCGAGCGCGGGCACCGCAGCATCGCCCGCGTGGCCGGCAACGAGGACTTCCTGCACATCCTGGTGCGCGACCGCGCCTTCACGGAGCGCTGCACCGAGCTCGGCATCACGCCCGTGGTGCAGGACGCCGGCTTCGGCACCCGCGGCGCCGGGATCGCCACCGCCGAGCTCCTGGCGCGGGAGGACGCCCCGCACGCGATCATCTTCGACAGCGACGAGATGGCGCTGGCCGGGATCCACGTCGTCGAGGAGGCGGGGCTGCGCATCCCCGAGGACATCGCGATCGCGAGCTATGAGGATTCGGCCCTCACCCGCACCCACCGCCCGCCGATCACCTCGATCGGCCGCTCGGCGATCGAGTACGGGCGGGTCGCCGCCGCCCGCCTGCTCGAGGTCATCGAGGACAGCCGCGACGGCCGCGCCGCCTCGGCCAAGACGCCTCCTGAGTCCCGGGCCATCGAGCCGGTCCTCGTGGTGCGCGGCTCCACCGACCCCGACGCCCCGGAGGCGGAAGGTTACCTTCGTCATAGTGCCCTGTCGGAGGAGGGTTCCGAGGTGCGCGTTCGGCAGGAGTCCTGTTAG
- a CDS encoding uncharacterized conserved protein (PFAM: CHAD domain) produces the protein MTPDDALSCYLHLHTTTALQGLSLVPADATADESGAAEARKELDRLLGVETVHGMRTSLRRVRAALLLIDPVPPVPALLDDDLRGVSRALSEVRDADVLTASLLAEIDGLPAQHVHGTVRADLLEALAVKRRDGLDVVRRSRGEPSWQRALEQLEAWRHRPPRLTAGPPLLLLDQARAEVRRRLRDADGDHRGLHAARRAAKRWRYAAELLCPALPEAAAHFAAATLIHERLGTLQDAVVARDFLAGLARAGAESGRDVATTQLLHQRAQQRIDEAVSHAPELLVPLLRPVPVRPPSSRSQARSSSVTPRSREGRGGGPAPGPGAP, from the coding sequence ATGACGCCCGACGATGCACTGTCCTGCTACCTCCACCTGCACACCACGACGGCCCTGCAGGGCCTCTCGCTCGTCCCCGCCGACGCCACAGCCGACGAGAGCGGCGCGGCCGAGGCGAGGAAAGAGCTCGACCGGCTGCTGGGCGTCGAGACCGTCCACGGCATGCGCACCTCGCTGCGGCGGGTGCGCGCCGCGCTGCTCCTGATCGACCCGGTGCCTCCCGTGCCCGCCCTGCTCGATGACGACCTGCGCGGAGTCTCCCGTGCGCTGAGCGAGGTGCGCGACGCCGACGTGCTGACCGCCTCCCTGCTCGCCGAGATCGATGGGCTGCCCGCCCAGCACGTGCACGGGACGGTGCGTGCGGACCTGCTCGAGGCGCTGGCCGTGAAGCGCCGGGACGGGCTCGACGTGGTGCGCCGCAGCCGCGGCGAGCCGTCCTGGCAGAGGGCTCTCGAGCAGCTGGAGGCATGGCGTCACCGGCCTCCCCGCCTCACCGCGGGGCCTCCCCTTCTCCTGCTTGACCAGGCTCGCGCAGAGGTGCGCCGGCGGCTGCGGGACGCCGACGGAGATCACCGCGGGCTGCATGCGGCACGCAGGGCCGCGAAGCGCTGGCGCTATGCGGCGGAGCTTCTCTGCCCCGCTCTGCCGGAGGCGGCAGCGCACTTCGCCGCCGCGACGCTGATCCACGAACGGCTCGGCACGCTGCAGGACGCAGTGGTGGCCAGAGACTTCCTCGCCGGCCTCGCCCGGGCGGGCGCGGAGTCAGGCCGTGACGTCGCCACCACGCAGCTGCTGCACCAGCGGGCGCAGCAGCGGATCGACGAGGCGGTGAGCCACGCGCCGGAACTCCTGGTGCCGCTCCTCCGTCCCGTGCCTGTTCGACCGCCCTCCTCCCGCTCGCAAGCTCGCAGTTCGTCGGTCACTCCCCGCTCGCGCGAAGGGCGCGGCGGCGGCCCTGCACCTGGGCCAGGCGCGCCATGA
- a CDS encoding DNA primase (PFAM: DNA primase catalytic core, N-terminal domain; CHC2 zinc finger; Toprim domain; DnaB-helicase binding domain of primase~TIGRFAM: DNA primase, catalytic core) yields MAQGLIRRSDVDLVRERARLDEVVSEHVTLRTAGIGSMKGLCPFHDEKTPSFNIRPQLGHWHCFGCGEGGDVISFVQKINHLSFVEAVEMLAGRYGVQLQYEDAGQGRGNRPDFGTRRRLLDAHAIAEEYYREQLGTPAAEVGRRFLTERGFDQDAAAHFGVGFAPEGWDSLTGVLRSRGFTEAELTASGLVSQGQRGVYDRFRGRLVWPIRDITGNTIGFGARRLLDSDQGPKYLNTPETAIYHKSSVLYGLDIARKAISSQHRVVVVEGYTDVMAAHLAGVTTAVASCGTAFGAEHVKIVRRVMGDSNPSAGLRLNTDGRGLAGEVVFTFDGDAAGQKAALRAFEEDQRFVAQTYVAVEASGMDPCELRIAQGDQAVRDLIETRRPLFEFAIRTAISQVDLDTVEGQVTALRMAAPVVARIRDRAMRPEYARRLSGWLGMDEATVLRAVHDAARSQGRAPQPATPARTVAEGQGGAGQGSSAEDAPIPSARLADVVSPRDPVGQVETQSLAVMLQSPQLLEDEKVASLPDDAFHVPALQGVWDVMLAAGTLLDAVQGRLHAARYLEQVLEIAGETVRPLIVEIANLDLPARDEEGLRRLAHSLLDRLTELSITREYSVLKQRLQRTDPSDAERYQDIMARLAQVQGRRRALRASGE; encoded by the coding sequence GTGGCCCAGGGACTGATCCGTCGCTCCGACGTCGACCTCGTGCGCGAGCGCGCACGGCTGGACGAGGTCGTCTCCGAGCACGTCACCCTGCGCACCGCCGGCATCGGCTCGATGAAGGGGCTGTGCCCCTTCCACGATGAGAAGACGCCCTCGTTCAACATCAGGCCCCAGCTGGGGCACTGGCACTGCTTCGGCTGCGGCGAGGGCGGTGACGTGATCTCCTTCGTCCAGAAGATCAACCACCTGAGCTTCGTCGAGGCGGTCGAGATGCTCGCCGGGCGCTACGGCGTCCAGCTGCAGTACGAGGACGCCGGGCAGGGGCGCGGCAATCGCCCCGATTTCGGCACCCGCCGCCGGCTGCTGGATGCCCATGCGATCGCGGAGGAGTACTACCGCGAGCAGCTCGGCACCCCTGCCGCCGAGGTGGGGCGGCGCTTCCTCACCGAGCGCGGCTTCGATCAGGACGCCGCCGCTCATTTCGGCGTCGGCTTCGCCCCCGAGGGCTGGGACTCTCTCACCGGGGTGCTGCGCTCACGCGGATTCACCGAGGCGGAGCTCACCGCCAGCGGACTCGTCTCGCAGGGCCAGCGCGGCGTCTACGACCGCTTCCGCGGCCGGCTGGTGTGGCCGATCCGCGACATCACCGGCAACACCATCGGGTTCGGCGCGCGGCGCCTGCTGGACTCCGATCAGGGCCCGAAGTACCTCAACACCCCCGAGACCGCGATCTACCACAAGTCCAGCGTGCTCTACGGGCTGGACATCGCCCGCAAGGCGATCTCCTCCCAGCACCGGGTGGTCGTGGTCGAGGGATACACCGACGTGATGGCCGCCCATCTGGCCGGCGTCACCACCGCCGTTGCCTCCTGCGGGACGGCCTTCGGGGCGGAGCACGTGAAGATCGTGCGCCGTGTGATGGGGGACTCCAATCCCTCGGCCGGGCTGCGGCTGAACACCGACGGCCGGGGCCTGGCCGGCGAGGTGGTGTTCACCTTCGACGGCGACGCCGCCGGGCAGAAGGCGGCGCTGCGCGCCTTCGAGGAGGATCAGCGCTTCGTCGCCCAGACCTATGTGGCCGTCGAGGCCAGCGGCATGGATCCCTGCGAGCTGCGGATCGCGCAGGGTGACCAGGCGGTGCGCGACCTCATCGAGACGCGCCGTCCGCTGTTCGAGTTCGCGATCCGCACCGCGATCTCGCAGGTGGATCTCGACACCGTCGAGGGGCAGGTCACCGCGCTGCGGATGGCAGCGCCGGTGGTCGCCCGGATCCGCGACCGGGCGATGCGCCCCGAGTACGCCCGCCGCCTCTCCGGCTGGCTGGGGATGGACGAGGCGACCGTGCTGCGCGCCGTGCACGATGCCGCCCGCTCCCAGGGCCGCGCTCCCCAGCCCGCCACCCCGGCGCGCACGGTCGCGGAGGGGCAGGGCGGCGCCGGGCAGGGGAGTTCGGCGGAGGACGCCCCGATCCCCTCGGCCCGGCTCGCCGACGTGGTCAGCCCTCGCGACCCGGTGGGCCAGGTCGAGACCCAGTCGCTCGCGGTGATGCTGCAGTCCCCGCAGCTGCTGGAGGACGAGAAGGTCGCCTCGCTGCCGGATGACGCCTTCCACGTGCCGGCCCTGCAGGGAGTGTGGGACGTGATGCTCGCCGCCGGCACGCTGCTGGACGCCGTCCAGGGTCGGCTCCATGCCGCCCGGTACCTCGAGCAGGTCCTCGAGATCGCCGGGGAGACGGTGCGCCCGCTCATCGTGGAGATCGCGAACCTCGACCTGCCGGCCCGGGACGAGGAGGGCCTGCGCCGCCTCGCCCATTCGCTGCTGGACCGGCTCACCGAGCTGTCCATCACCCGCGAGTACTCGGTGCTCAAGCAGCGCCTGCAGCGCACCGATCCCTCGGACGCCGAGCGCTATCAGGACATCATGGCGCGCCTGGCCCAGGTGCAGGGCCGCCGCCGCGCCCTTCGCGCGAGCGGGGAGTGA
- a CDS encoding OsmC-like protein (PFAM: OsmC-like protein), producing MTSVPDDRFELPENVGPGSVWADRTGPRTLLGRNQRGVEIPIGHGEGEINPGELLKLALIGCAGMSSDVNLARRLGDEFPMRLWAHGTADEGENRYLTIAEEVQLPLEELTAEEIATVVKVFGRAVAAGCTVERSVVPGLEVAHRVLGAEEGQA from the coding sequence ATGACCTCCGTCCCCGATGACCGCTTCGAACTCCCGGAGAACGTCGGTCCCGGCAGCGTCTGGGCGGACCGCACAGGCCCCCGCACCCTCCTGGGCCGCAACCAGCGCGGCGTCGAGATCCCGATCGGCCACGGCGAGGGCGAGATCAACCCCGGCGAGCTGCTCAAGCTCGCGCTCATCGGCTGCGCCGGCATGAGCAGCGACGTGAACCTCGCCCGCCGCCTCGGCGACGAGTTCCCGATGCGCCTGTGGGCGCACGGCACGGCCGACGAGGGGGAGAACCGCTACCTCACGATCGCCGAGGAGGTGCAGCTCCCGCTCGAGGAGCTCACCGCCGAGGAGATCGCCACCGTCGTGAAGGTCTTCGGCCGCGCCGTCGCGGCCGGCTGCACGGTCGAGCGCAGCGTCGTGCCGGGCCTCGAGGTCGCCCACCGCGTCCTCGGCGCCGAGGAGGGACAGGCGTGA
- a CDS encoding deoxyguanosinetriphosphate triphosphohydrolase, putative (PFAM: HD domain~TIGRFAM: deoxyguanosinetriphosphate triphosphohydrolase, putative), with product MSTSSPSHPTPDAALPPPGYSAADLERWVPEPPKSQARTPFQRDRARVLHSSALRRLGAKTQVLGAGANDFVRTRLTHSLEVAQVGRDIGAELGCDPDIVDAACLSHDLGHPPFGHNGEKVLDDLAADFGGFEGNAQTLRLLTRLEPKMVGEERPYGLNLTRASVDAAIKYPWTRGQGPDPASPKFGAYADDLDVYTWAREGAVPGRQCFEAQVMDLADDIAYSVHDIEDAITGLTLDLQKLQDPMERAAALYVVQDWYMPEESLDELDAALTRLEEEPSWMLSFTGTMRSAAALKNMASQLIGRFTRSAIAATRATHGEGPISRYGGDIVVPEQTHLEIAVLKGLAAAYVMSSASQQPVYEAQEEIIRDLYSRLWHTGTQYLSPLFSELWHSAADDDGRRRVVVDQIASYTDVTARRLHDLLFDRSLTHVTAADTPLPGLGSEL from the coding sequence ATGAGCACGAGCTCCCCGTCGCACCCCACCCCGGATGCGGCGCTGCCGCCCCCGGGGTACAGCGCCGCCGATCTGGAGCGCTGGGTGCCCGAGCCGCCGAAGTCGCAGGCGCGCACCCCGTTCCAGCGTGACCGCGCCCGGGTGCTGCACTCCTCGGCGCTGCGACGGCTCGGTGCCAAGACCCAGGTGCTCGGCGCGGGTGCCAACGACTTCGTGCGCACCCGCCTCACCCACTCCCTCGAGGTGGCTCAGGTGGGCCGCGACATCGGCGCGGAGCTCGGCTGCGATCCCGACATCGTCGACGCCGCCTGCCTCTCCCACGATCTCGGTCACCCGCCGTTCGGGCACAACGGCGAGAAGGTCCTCGACGACCTCGCCGCCGATTTCGGAGGCTTCGAGGGCAACGCGCAGACCCTCCGACTCCTCACCCGGCTCGAGCCGAAGATGGTGGGCGAGGAACGCCCCTACGGGCTGAACCTCACCCGGGCGAGCGTCGATGCCGCCATCAAGTACCCCTGGACGCGCGGCCAGGGACCGGATCCCGCCTCCCCGAAGTTCGGTGCCTACGCCGATGACCTCGACGTGTACACCTGGGCGCGGGAGGGCGCCGTGCCCGGCAGGCAGTGCTTCGAGGCGCAGGTGATGGACCTCGCGGACGACATCGCCTACTCCGTCCACGACATCGAGGACGCCATCACCGGCCTCACCCTCGATCTGCAGAAGCTGCAGGACCCCATGGAGCGGGCCGCCGCGCTGTACGTGGTCCAGGACTGGTACATGCCCGAGGAGTCGCTCGACGAGCTCGACGCCGCGCTCACCCGTCTGGAGGAGGAGCCGAGCTGGATGCTCTCCTTCACCGGCACGATGCGCTCCGCGGCGGCTCTGAAGAACATGGCCAGCCAGCTCATCGGCCGCTTCACCCGCTCCGCGATCGCCGCGACCCGCGCCACCCACGGCGAGGGGCCGATCTCCCGCTACGGCGGCGACATCGTCGTGCCCGAGCAGACGCATCTGGAGATCGCGGTGCTCAAGGGGCTCGCCGCCGCCTATGTGATGTCCTCCGCCTCGCAGCAGCCGGTGTACGAGGCGCAGGAGGAGATCATCCGCGACCTGTACTCGCGGCTGTGGCACACCGGCACCCAGTACCTCAGCCCCCTGTTCAGCGAGCTGTGGCACAGCGCAGCCGACGACGACGGCCGCCGCCGCGTGGTGGTCGACCAGATCGCCTCCTACACCGACGTCACCGCGCGCCGCCTGCACGACCTGCTGTTCGACCGCAGCCTCACCCATGTGACCGCTGCGGACACGCCCCTGCCCGGCCTCGGATCGGAGCTGTGA
- a CDS encoding flavin-dependent oxidoreductase, F420-dependent methylene-tetrahydromethanopterin reductase (PFAM: Luciferase-like monooxygenase): MSTSAAGRDGPRFGFAAQVEHTGIRRTAGTAVSQGLEDGIALFLAAEDLGYDVGYVRGRHLQDALASPLLFLAALGASTRRIALGTAVLPLRFENAGRLAEDLATADLLTGGRLRPGVSSGYSSHDAMYARAFGALDGERAEHVDRVLHDLLSLMEGEIVATADRHVEGVDPGSPLRVRPQAPGLRERLAYGAASPQRAAMAGRLGLGLQLATMAPDDGSGRPFAQLQLDALTAYREASAEAGFGAGHVMVSRQMIPVRSEAELERYVTLLPRERAARPGVSGEHHAHEIGGREAVFGEVVLDQPDVVARAMWEDPVVQAADEIVLVLPLGAPPEDQRELLATFASLVIPPLRLVLTRRRGEHAG, encoded by the coding sequence ATGAGCACATCCGCAGCAGGCAGGGACGGGCCCCGCTTCGGCTTCGCCGCACAGGTCGAGCACACGGGGATCCGCCGCACGGCAGGGACCGCCGTCAGCCAGGGGCTGGAGGACGGCATCGCGCTGTTCCTCGCCGCCGAGGATCTCGGGTACGACGTCGGCTATGTGCGGGGCCGCCACCTGCAGGACGCGCTGGCCTCTCCCCTGCTGTTCCTGGCCGCGCTCGGAGCCTCCACCCGGCGCATCGCTCTGGGGACGGCGGTGCTGCCGCTGCGGTTCGAGAACGCGGGCCGGCTGGCGGAGGATCTGGCCACGGCCGATCTGCTCACCGGCGGTCGGCTGCGGCCCGGGGTGAGCTCCGGCTATTCCTCTCATGACGCGATGTACGCCCGCGCTTTCGGAGCGCTGGACGGAGAGCGCGCCGAGCACGTGGACCGCGTGCTGCACGATCTGCTCTCCCTGATGGAGGGGGAGATCGTCGCCACCGCCGATCGTCATGTCGAAGGGGTCGATCCCGGCTCGCCGCTGCGCGTGCGGCCCCAGGCGCCCGGGCTGCGCGAACGCCTGGCCTATGGGGCGGCGAGCCCGCAGCGTGCCGCGATGGCGGGCCGGCTGGGGCTCGGCCTGCAGCTGGCCACGATGGCCCCGGACGACGGATCGGGCCGGCCCTTCGCGCAGCTGCAGCTCGACGCGCTGACCGCCTATCGGGAGGCCTCGGCCGAGGCCGGCTTCGGTGCCGGTCACGTGATGGTCAGCCGCCAGATGATCCCGGTGCGCAGCGAGGCGGAGCTCGAGCGGTACGTCACCCTCCTGCCCCGCGAGCGGGCGGCGCGGCCCGGCGTCTCCGGCGAGCATCATGCGCACGAGATCGGCGGGCGGGAGGCCGTGTTCGGCGAGGTCGTGCTGGACCAGCCCGATGTGGTCGCCCGCGCGATGTGGGAGGACCCGGTGGTGCAGGCAGCCGACGAGATCGTGCTGGTGCTCCCCCTCGGCGCACCGCCGGAGGACCAGCGCGAGCTCCTGGCGACATTCGCCTCGCTGGTGATCCCTCCGCTGCGTCTCGTGCTGACACGGCGCCGCGGGGAGCACGCCGGGTAG
- a CDS encoding putative TIM-barrel protein, nifR3 family (PFAM: Dihydrouridine synthase (Dus)~TIGRFAM: putative TIM-barrel protein, nifR3 family): MTILENPTPPAGQLADRSRGAAPTTGDAPRRRTLTIGPHTIDTPVVLAPMAGITNMAFRLLCREFGALHSEDDGGLYVSEMVTTRALVEDHRESWRLVTMGAQETPRSVQLYGVDPATVRRAVEMIRERDLADHIDLNFGCPVPKVTRRGGGGVLPWKSELFTRIVSAAVEAAGPEVPVTVKTRIGIDDEHQTFRDAGLIAQEVGAAAIALHGRTVVQHYSGTARWDAISELKELVTDIPVLGNGDIWCAEDAIDMMDRTGCDGVVVGRGCQGRPWLFADLAAGFAGRPERVRPSLGEVAQILRRHAELLIEFFEDEGRALRDLRKHVAWYFKGYPVGGQMRHRLATMESLADLDAKLAELDLSSPYPGAAVEGPRGRAGTPKKAHVPEGWMASRELSAEHATRLHEAELDTSGG, translated from the coding sequence ATGACCATCCTGGAGAACCCCACCCCGCCTGCCGGCCAGCTCGCCGACCGGTCCCGCGGCGCCGCGCCGACGACCGGAGACGCGCCGCGCCGCCGCACGCTCACCATCGGGCCGCACACGATCGACACCCCCGTCGTGCTCGCGCCCATGGCGGGGATCACCAACATGGCCTTCCGCCTGCTGTGCCGCGAATTCGGAGCCCTGCACAGCGAGGACGACGGCGGCCTGTACGTCTCCGAGATGGTGACCACGCGCGCTCTCGTCGAGGACCATCGGGAGTCCTGGCGCCTGGTGACGATGGGGGCGCAGGAGACCCCTCGCTCCGTGCAGCTGTACGGCGTGGATCCCGCCACCGTGCGCCGCGCCGTGGAGATGATCCGCGAACGGGACCTGGCCGATCACATCGACCTGAACTTCGGCTGCCCGGTCCCGAAGGTGACCCGCCGCGGCGGCGGCGGGGTCCTGCCGTGGAAGTCGGAGCTGTTCACCCGGATCGTCAGCGCGGCCGTGGAGGCCGCGGGCCCCGAGGTGCCCGTCACCGTGAAGACCCGCATCGGCATCGATGACGAGCACCAGACCTTCCGCGACGCCGGGCTGATCGCGCAGGAGGTCGGGGCGGCGGCGATCGCCCTGCACGGCCGCACCGTGGTGCAGCACTACTCGGGCACCGCCCGCTGGGACGCGATCAGCGAGCTCAAGGAGCTGGTCACCGATATCCCCGTGCTCGGCAACGGAGACATCTGGTGCGCCGAGGACGCGATCGACATGATGGACCGGACCGGCTGCGACGGCGTCGTGGTGGGGCGCGGCTGCCAGGGCCGGCCGTGGCTGTTCGCCGACCTCGCCGCCGGGTTCGCCGGCCGGCCGGAGCGGGTGCGGCCCAGCCTGGGCGAGGTCGCCCAGATCCTGCGCCGCCATGCCGAGCTGCTCATCGAGTTCTTCGAGGACGAGGGCCGCGCATTGCGCGACCTGCGCAAGCACGTGGCCTGGTATTTCAAGGGCTACCCCGTCGGCGGCCAGATGCGGCACCGCCTGGCCACCATGGAATCCCTGGCCGATCTCGACGCCAAGCTCGCCGAGCTGGATCTGTCCAGCCCGTACCCGGGCGCCGCGGTGGAGGGGCCGCGCGGCCGCGCCGGGACTCCGAAGAAGGCGCATGTGCCCGAGGGCTGGATGGCCTCGCGCGAGCTCAGCGCCGAGCATGCCACCCGCCTCCACGAGGCCGAGCTCGACACCTCCGGAGGTTGA
- a CDS encoding N-formylmethionyl-tRNA deformylase (PFAM: Polypeptide deformylase~TIGRFAM: peptide deformylase) — protein sequence MTIRPIRIVGDPVLRTPCDPIRTITEGTRTLVRDLKDTVDDEGRAGVAANQIGVNLRAFSWHFVETGEIGCILNPVIVELSEELQHDDEGCLSVPGLFYPRTRSAYARCVGMDVEGEEIELAGEGLVARLIQHEVGHLDGELYIDGLERSVKKRALRQIRETL from the coding sequence GTGACCATCCGGCCCATCCGCATCGTCGGCGATCCGGTGCTGCGCACTCCCTGCGACCCGATCCGCACCATCACCGAGGGCACCCGCACCCTCGTGCGCGACCTCAAGGACACCGTCGACGACGAAGGCCGCGCCGGCGTCGCGGCGAACCAGATCGGCGTGAACCTGCGCGCCTTCTCCTGGCACTTCGTGGAGACCGGGGAGATCGGCTGCATCCTCAACCCCGTGATCGTCGAGCTCTCCGAGGAGCTGCAGCACGATGATGAGGGCTGCCTCTCCGTGCCCGGGCTCTTCTACCCGCGCACCCGCTCGGCCTACGCCCGCTGCGTCGGCATGGACGTCGAGGGCGAGGAGATCGAGCTGGCGGGGGAGGGGCTCGTGGCCCGCCTCATCCAGCACGAGGTGGGCCACCTCGACGGCGAGCTCTACATCGACGGCCTCGAGCGCTCCGTGAAGAAGCGCGCGTTGCGCCAGATCAGGGAGACCCTCTAA
- a CDS encoding 3-oxoacyl-(acyl-carrier-protein) synthase II (PFAM: Beta-ketoacyl synthase, N-terminal domain; Beta-ketoacyl synthase, C-terminal domain~TIGRFAM: 3-oxoacyl-[acyl-carrier-protein] synthase 2) produces the protein MSAPRSRVAVTGLGTVNPLGGDVTSTWEAALAGTSTAHTLENDWKESYGLSVDFACQLVPGALDSLTRPEAKKLDPSGQYAMVAAREAWADAGAPEVDPARLGVVVGSGIGGIWTTLDQWDVVRERGARRVNPFTVPMLMANSSSAQISMELGARAGAHTPVSACASGAEAVALGMGMIRDGRADVVVVGGTEASIHPMTLAAFANIRALSSRVDDPEHASRPYDVDRDGFVLGEGAGILVLESEEHAAARGARVYAYASGRGMASDAHHISAPSAEGQARAVREAVGDAGISASDVVHVNAHGTSTPLGDIGELNAVSDALGGQTDQIVVTSTKSMTGHLLGGAGALESVFSTLAAHHRVVPPTINIDTLDPDTPMRIAQNATAELPDGDIAVLNNAFGFGGHDIAVVFTSA, from the coding sequence ATGTCCGCTCCCCGTTCCCGTGTCGCCGTGACCGGCCTCGGCACCGTCAACCCGCTCGGCGGTGACGTCACCTCCACCTGGGAGGCCGCCCTGGCCGGGACCTCCACGGCGCACACGCTGGAGAACGACTGGAAGGAGTCCTACGGGCTCTCCGTCGACTTCGCGTGCCAGCTCGTGCCCGGCGCGCTCGATTCGCTCACCCGCCCCGAGGCCAAGAAGCTCGATCCCTCCGGGCAGTACGCGATGGTCGCCGCGCGCGAGGCCTGGGCCGACGCCGGCGCGCCCGAGGTCGACCCGGCCCGGCTCGGCGTCGTGGTCGGCTCCGGCATCGGCGGGATCTGGACGACGCTGGATCAGTGGGACGTGGTGCGCGAGCGCGGCGCCCGGCGCGTGAATCCCTTCACCGTGCCGATGCTCATGGCGAACTCCTCGAGCGCACAGATCTCCATGGAGCTGGGAGCTCGCGCCGGTGCGCACACCCCGGTCTCGGCCTGCGCCTCCGGCGCCGAGGCCGTGGCCCTGGGCATGGGCATGATCCGCGACGGTCGGGCCGATGTGGTCGTCGTCGGCGGCACCGAGGCGTCGATCCACCCGATGACCCTCGCGGCCTTCGCGAACATCAGGGCGCTGTCGAGCCGGGTGGACGATCCCGAGCACGCCTCGCGCCCGTACGACGTGGACCGTGACGGCTTCGTGCTCGGCGAGGGGGCGGGCATCCTCGTGCTCGAGAGCGAGGAGCACGCCGCCGCGCGCGGCGCCCGCGTGTACGCCTACGCCTCCGGGCGCGGCATGGCCTCCGATGCGCACCACATCTCCGCGCCCTCCGCCGAGGGCCAGGCACGCGCGGTCCGCGAGGCCGTGGGCGACGCCGGCATCAGCGCCTCGGACGTGGTCCATGTCAACGCCCACGGCACCTCCACCCCCCTCGGCGACATCGGCGAGCTCAACGCCGTCTCCGACGCCCTGGGCGGGCAGACCGACCAGATCGTCGTGACGTCGACGAAGTCGATGACCGGCCATCTGCTGGGCGGTGCCGGGGCGCTCGAGTCCGTCTTCTCGACCCTCGCCGCGCACCACCGGGTGGTGCCGCCGACGATCAACATCGACACCCTCGATCCGGACACGCCGATGCGCATCGCGCAGAACGCGACGGCGGAGCTGCCGGACGGGGACATCGCCGTGCTGAACAACGCCTTCGGCTTCGGCGGCCATGACATCGCGGTGGTGTTCACGAGCGCCTGA